From the genome of Desulfobaccales bacterium:
AAGGTGGCGGGGCTGATGCTTATCGGGATGCTTTCCGTCGGGTGCGGGAGCTCCAGCGTAGTTAGGGAGAGAATGCCTTTGCCTCCTTTTCCGGCCTTCCCGGAATTGAGCCCGGCCTTTTATGAGCAGGCCCCCCGGGAGGATCTGGAGCGCCTGCTCAAGCGGGAGTGGGAGCTGACGGTCTGGAAGCGCCAGGTGGAGAGCAGGATCGAATAAGGCACCGAGCCTCGGGGCGTTAATGCCAGGTACAGAGCTCGGGGCCAGGAAGGAAAGGGGTGGCGTTATGGCTTATTGCAGTGTCGAAGACCTGCTCAACATGATCTCCCGGGAGGAGCTGGCGGCGCTCACCGCCGAGGCGGGAGAGGAACCGGACAGCACGGTGATCGGAGCGGCCATCGCCAAGGCGGAGGATGAGATCAACACCTATGTGGCGGGCCGGTATGAGGTGCCGTTGGCGCCGGTGCCTGCCCAGATTCTGGGGGTGGCGGTGGATCTCACTCTCTACCACCTCTACTCCCGGCGCAGCGTCATGCCGACAGTGCGGCGCCAGCGCTATGAGGCGGCACTCATGTTTCTTAGGCTGGTGGCCGCAGGACAGGTGCACCTGGAGGAGGCGGTGGGCCAGGGCGAGAAGGCCGGTCAACCGGCGGAGATGACCGGCGGCGTGCGGCTCTTCAGCCGGAGCAGTCTCGGAGACTGGTGAGGAGGCGCCATGTCCGGCTACTCCTGGAGCGAGATTGAGGATGCGGTCGTCGCCGCCTTAAGCCCGGTTTTGGGGGAGCGGGTGAAGACCCTGCGGCCCTACCAGGGGGACTGGCGGGAGGACCTGAAGCAGGAGACCTGGCGACTGCCGGCGGTGCTGGTGCGCCTGGGGGGAACCCGGGCGGCGGCCGTGGGCCCGGGTGCCTATGAAGTGAGCCTGGAGCTGACGGTGCTGGTCCTTAACCGGGATCTCAGGCCGCCGGAGGGCCGTCGGGGCCAGGAAGGCACCTATGCCCTGGGCGCTCTCATCCGCCAGGCCCTCTGGCACCAGGACCTGGGGCGGGAGCTTCTGCCCCTGGCGCTGGCGGAGGAGCGAACGCTTTTGGGTCCCCCGGAATATGAGGTGCACTCCCTCACCTTCAGGACCGGCTGGCTGGAAACGCCGGGGACCGAAGGATGACGGGAGGCCGCATGCGCAGCAGAGCAGGCAGTGAGGTCACGGGGAGGAGATGATGACCCGGTCGATACGGAACTTTCTGGCCACCCACAATCTGGTGGCGGTGTCGGCCCGCTATCAGGAGCCGGCCCTCAATGTGGAGCAGGAGCTGGACACCACTTTGCTGGCGGATCTCAGCACCACCCTCACCTACCGGGCCCTGAAGGCCACCAACCGGGAGGAGATGACGGGGAAAGAAGAGCCGGACCGG
Proteins encoded in this window:
- a CDS encoding DUF1320 domain-containing protein, with product MAYCSVEDLLNMISREELAALTAEAGEEPDSTVIGAAIAKAEDEINTYVAGRYEVPLAPVPAQILGVAVDLTLYHLYSRRSVMPTVRRQRYEAALMFLRLVAAGQVHLEEAVGQGEKAGQPAEMTGGVRLFSRSSLGDW
- a CDS encoding phage protein Gp37 — protein: MSGYSWSEIEDAVVAALSPVLGERVKTLRPYQGDWREDLKQETWRLPAVLVRLGGTRAAAVGPGAYEVSLELTVLVLNRDLRPPEGRRGQEGTYALGALIRQALWHQDLGRELLPLALAEERTLLGPPEYEVHSLTFRTGWLETPGTEG